The genome window GTTCAAGAACGTGCCGGGCGAAAGCTCGTGTATAGCTCCGTCTGGGCTCCGCAATGCCAAGACTGATACGCCTGATGCAGCCACAAACGGCACACCAGACGCGCGGCACTTCAATCAACAGCCGGATTGGCTTGCGCCCAATAGGCAAACTGCGCAGCTTTCGAAAATACATGCCCCGTCTGGTCACCTGTTTCGATTTGCAGGCCGGACAGCATAGAAGCCGCCATTTTGGCCGGAGCCGAAATGTAACGCTCCCGCTTTCAAATTTCTGATGCACATACTCGTAGCCCGACAGGCCCATGGCATGATAAACAAAACTCGTGGACATGGTGATTCCGCCTTTTCGATGATCGTTTGCGTGATCTCGATTGGAACCCATGTCCATATTTTTTGTCAAAAGCACTCTTCAACCGGATGAGCCGTAGTTGCCTGGGTAGACCCAAATTCTACCAAGGAGACTACTTATGTCTGACACAAGTTCCATCCTCAAAAAGCGCTTACTGCGTATCAATCAGGTGTTGGCCCTCGTTCCGGTAGGGCGCAGTTCCTGGTGGGAAGGTTGCCGCACCGGGCGCTATCCCAAGCCCATCAAACTTGGCCCCCGCACAACCGTCTGGAGAGCCGAAGACATTGCCGCCTTTATCGAGAACCTCGGCACCCAGGAGGCGGGCAATGAATAGCGACATTCGCCTTGCGGTATCCTTCCGGGGTCACCGCAAGCGCAAGCGTCTGCGCTTGTTGCTTGGCCCCGGTTCCACCGACTGCCTTATCGACCTTTGGATTGCCACGGCCATGACGCACCCTTCGGGCGTGTTGCAGGGCATGGATGAAATCGACATCGCCCTTGAGGCCGGGTGGGAGGACGAACCGCAGAAATTCGTTACCGCATTGGTAGAGTGCGGATTTCTGGAAAAAGACGAATACGGCGCGTACGCTCTTCACGATTGGAGCGACCACCAGGGCTACGCCATACATGCCGAACGCCGTAAAGCAAACGCCCGCAACGCCGCTGCCGCACGCTGGAACGCCCGTCAGGAAAAAATCTTGCGGGATGCATGCGAACAGCATGCCGAGGGCAATCCCCCTTCTCCTCTTCCTTCTCCAGTTCCAGAACCATCTCCAGAACCTGTACCTGTTCCTTTTCACTCTTCTCAACCAGCCTCGGCGGCGGGCAATGCGGAGCAGGAGAAAGGAAAACTCACAAAATTCCTTTTCCCTGAAAATTCGGACGCCTACCGTCTGGCCGTGCTGATGCGAGATACGCTAAAAATCAACGTGCCGACCCTCAAGGAGCCGAATCTACAGGCATGGGCGCGGAGCTTCGACGTGGCCTTGCGCAACGACGGACGCATGTCGGAGCCGCATTTCGTGGCCGAGGTTATCAAGTGGGCCTGTTCCGACAGCTTTTGGCGGACGAACATCCAAAGCCCGGAGAAGTTGCGGAAACAGTTCGATCAGCTCACTGCCAAAATGGAAAGCGCGGCAGAAAAAGCCCGTACAGCGTCGAAAACCGAAACGTGGAAGTCACCCGCGCAGAGGCGCGTTGAAGCCAACCAGGAGGCGTGCAGGGAAGCAAAACGGCTGCTTTTCGGTGACGCCGCCGATGCGGTTGCGGAGGTCACGCATGACGCAAGCTGATTTCAAGCCGTTCTCCGTGCTCATCCAGGGCGTTGCCGAGTGCTACGGCCAGACTTTGAGCGCCCAGGGCGTTGCCCTACGATTCAAGCTGCTGGAACAATTCAGCTTGCCGGAAGTGGAAAAAGCCGCACTTTCCGTCATGGCCACGCGGAAATACACATCCATGCCCACGCCAGCGGATTTTCTGGAACACATCAGCGGCGGCAGCGCCGAGGACAAGGCCGAAGTCGAAGTGGGCAAGGTGCTGGACGCCATCGGGCGGCATGGCGCGTATGTCAGCGTGGTTTTCGACGATGCCGTGACCCAGGCTGTTATCGTGCAAGCTTACGGCGGCTGGGTGAAGTTGTGCCAAGATTGCGGTGTGGAGGAATCCGAACACTGGTTCCGTAAAAACTTCGCCAGAACGTGGGCCGCGTATTCCCGCCAGGGGGTGAAGCAGTCCGGCCACCTGCCCGGTCTGTTTGAAATCACGAATTGCAGCAACGGCTATCACGAACATGCTGGCCCGCCAAAGCTGGTTGGCGATCCGACCAAGGCCCGCGCCGTGCTGGATGCCGGGAAAAGCACTCTCAAACTCACGGAAAGCCCGGAGAACATGCGCGGCGAAATCGGTTCTCTGTCCGGTCTGCTGGAAGCCGCGACTGGCGCAAGGAGGCAATAACCATGTCCTTTCTTGTCTTGCATATGGATAAATTCAAAAAGGAAGCCGTGCGCGGCATCCAGAGCCACAACAACCGGGAGCGGGAAAGTCATTCCAACCCGGATATTGATTACGAGCGAAGCGCCCACAACTACGAGCTTTGCGTACAACCCGCCGAAAATTACGCTGAGGCTCCCGCCCTTACGCTTGCGCGTCCACAACTGGACAGTGCCGCGCTCGAAGTTCACATCCTCCCACGTCAGGTTGAAGAGTTCCCCGCTTCTGGCCCCGGTGGCGAGCAGGAACAGCAGTATGCGCCGCTCCCACGGCTGGGCCTCCCGCAGTACCTTGTCCACATCATCCGGCGGCGGCACGTATTTGACGTGTTCGTCTTCGGGGTAAGGCTGCACCGAGCGCCAAGGGTTATCCGGCAGGGTTTCGCGGTGCCAGTTCCAGCAGGCTTTGTAGACCCGCAGGCGGCGGTTGGCCCCTTTGTTGCCGTACTTGGCCTGCATGGCGGCAATGAACGTCTTGGCAAACGCGGGCACTATGTCCCGTGCGGGCACATCCGCGCCGAGCGTGGCGGCAAGCTCTTTGAGATGGCAGAACCGTTCGCGCACGCTGTTCGGCTGCATCCGGGCTTCGCAGTCGCTCAAGTAGGCATCAGAGAGACTCGAAAACATTAAAACGCAAGGCTGACTCGCCGCCTGCCGAAGACGGCTTTTTTCCTCCTCCACTCACGCCAGAGCATCCGCCTTCCGCGTGAAGCGCTTGTTGATTTGCCTGCCTTGAAACTTGAAATATGCCAGAAATCTTTGACCCGAGCGGGTCTGCATTTTTTTGACGGCCACGGTAGACTCCGGGTTTTGTATGGTGACGGCAGTGCTCAATGACCTCCTCCAATACGAAGCGGACACCCCACAGATGGGGGTTGGCCTGAGCTTCGGGGGTCACGGCGATGTAGGGCAGCGAACGCCAGATGTTTTTGAGGGTGCCGGGGGAAAGGCCCAACTCTTCGGCAAGCTCGTGGTGGTTGAGGAGGCTACGCATGACGGCTCCTCAACTTCAGGAACTTTTTGACTGCCTTTCTGAGAAGGGCCGGAGTAAGATAGTTAAGGCAGTAGCTGTTTTTCTTCAGTTGCTGACTGTTGGACTTATGCAGCCCATACTTTTTGAACAGCTTTCGCAGGATACGTTTGAATACCCTGTGTTCTGCCGGGGAGAGCTTCAAAACAACTTTTTCATGCCAGCGAATGTTTTTGCTGTTGATGATGGACCAGATGCGCCCGCCGTTGAGACGCTGGACAACAACGCGCAGTTCCTCGTCCACTTTTGGCGTGGTGAGGTAGCCGATGGAGCCGCCTTTGCAAAACTTGGTCATCTCAACAAGATGGGGAGCGTAAGACCCTACGATATCCCCCCACGCCTCGCGCACATCATGTTCTTTCAGGCACCGGGGGAAGTTGCCGCCAAAACGCATGAGGATATGAGCATGCAGCCCTGCGGTCGCCGTCCAGCCATAGAATCGAACAAAATAACAATCCGGATAAAGCCGGGTAATTTGCTTGAAGAATTTTTTGAGGTAGTCCTTGAGAACGGGAAGTTCGAAGTCGGCATCAACGCCCTTCGGCAGGACGACGGCAACGTGGTAGGTCGGTTCATTCGCAATGGCGCCGGCCTTTTGCGCCAAGCCGACTTTGCTGCGCTGAACACTCCGCGAGAGAGTGCCGGTGCAGCGTTCCTGATAAGAGGCTTTGGCGTGCGGCTTGGGCTTCCGCTTTGTTGCCTTTTTTTGCGCGGCCTTCTGTTCCTTGGGCGTTTTGTTGGTTCCCGTCAGGACGCTCCCCTGACAACTGATTGTGATAACAGGCTGTTTCATAAAAATTATTGCTCCGGTGGCCGCTCTGGGGAGCCTTTCCCGGATACGCCGCTTCTCCAAAACAAGAGCGCCCTTGGTTGACCAAGGGCGAATGAAACTGTTTCATTTTCAGAGGGAGAAGCTGATTCTTGTTATCTCAAGATAAAACAAGAATGAAAATCAGGCGCTACTTTCCGCGCATCCGAGACTATAAACGATAGCCGTAGACCGTATTTTTGAGAGGAATAATCTACTATTGGGGAATAGCAGAAGGGTAGGGTTGGTAGTCCGTTAAGGAGTATTATTGGACGTACACTCAATGAAACTAAAGAGTTTTATTATA of uncultured delta proteobacterium contains these proteins:
- a CDS encoding Prophage regulatory protein, which gives rise to MSDTSSILKKRLLRINQVLALVPVGRSSWWEGCRTGRYPKPIKLGPRTTVWRAEDIAAFIENLGTQEAGNE
- a CDS encoding Prophage LambdaSo, replication protein O (modular protein), with protein sequence MNSDIRLAVSFRGHRKRKRLRLLLGPGSTDCLIDLWIATAMTHPSGVLQGMDEIDIALEAGWEDEPQKFVTALVECGFLEKDEYGAYALHDWSDHQGYAIHAERRKANARNAAAARWNARQEKILRDACEQHAEGNPPSPLPSPVPEPSPEPVPVPFHSSQPASAAGNAEQEKGKLTKFLFPENSDAYRLAVLMRDTLKINVPTLKEPNLQAWARSFDVALRNDGRMSEPHFVAEVIKWACSDSFWRTNIQSPEKLRKQFDQLTAKMESAAEKARTASKTETWKSPAQRRVEANQEACREAKRLLFGDAADAVAEVTHDAS
- a CDS encoding conserved hypothetical protein (Evidence 4 : Homologs of previously reported genes of unknown function), with the protein product MTQADFKPFSVLIQGVAECYGQTLSAQGVALRFKLLEQFSLPEVEKAALSVMATRKYTSMPTPADFLEHISGGSAEDKAEVEVGKVLDAIGRHGAYVSVVFDDAVTQAVIVQAYGGWVKLCQDCGVEESEHWFRKNFARTWAAYSRQGVKQSGHLPGLFEITNCSNGYHEHAGPPKLVGDPTKARAVLDAGKSTLKLTESPENMRGEIGSLSGLLEAATGARRQ
- a CDS encoding conserved hypothetical protein (Evidence 4 : Homologs of previously reported genes of unknown function); translated protein: MRSLLNHHELAEELGLSPGTLKNIWRSLPYIAVTPEAQANPHLWGVRFVLEEVIEHCRHHTKPGVYRGRQKNADPLGSKISGIFQVSRQANQQALHAEGGCSGVSGGGKKPSSAGGESALRFNVFESL
- a CDS encoding hypothetical protein (Evidence 5 : No homology to any previously reported sequences), coding for MKQPVITISCQGSVLTGTNKTPKEQKAAQKKATKRKPKPHAKASYQERCTGTLSRSVQRSKVGLAQKAGAIANEPTYHVAVVLPKGVDADFELPVLKDYLKKFFKQITRLYPDCYFVRFYGWTATAGLHAHILMRFGGNFPRCLKEHDVREAWGDIVGSYAPHLVEMTKFCKGGSIGYLTTPKVDEELRVVVQRLNGGRIWSIINSKNIRWHEKVVLKLSPAEHRVFKRILRKLFKKYGLHKSNSQQLKKNSYCLNYLTPALLRKAVKKFLKLRSRHA